Proteins co-encoded in one Chitinispirillum alkaliphilum genomic window:
- a CDS encoding Thioredoxin yields MYVMKPAKKKKLLLLGIALSAVVVFQLIQFTAPTKTEYGIMKPLGSMEELRSVSETSGDRLLVIYFYADWCGPCRALSPVLEDVAVKMKSSADFFKVNVDKSAEIAHHYNVRGIPYVIMKSNQNVVHTIEGKQRESLYLDAIEKFASGQNSSDPDGEIINGIRYISIENYSEPLRLNVYRGETVVLSFGEKQSVRSVSAPLLGVDSKADMGEVMSLSFTARETGVIPVEIRERAGEEGEKVIPLTVLVSPFRPSVNAFKNVTPAESRMLIDESEDVIILDIRTVQEFRSGHLKNSTHIPLNELQNRIDEIQQYKDQKILVYCRSGNRSIAGSQILLSNGFNQIYHLSTGINGWIRDGFEIGR; encoded by the coding sequence TTGTATGTTATGAAACCTGCAAAAAAGAAAAAATTGCTTCTGTTGGGTATTGCTCTGAGTGCTGTGGTGGTATTTCAGTTAATCCAATTCACTGCCCCGACCAAAACTGAATATGGAATAATGAAACCTCTGGGTAGTATGGAGGAATTGAGATCGGTATCTGAAACTTCAGGCGACAGGCTCCTTGTGATCTATTTCTATGCTGACTGGTGTGGCCCCTGCAGAGCACTGTCACCCGTTTTGGAAGATGTTGCGGTAAAGATGAAAAGCAGTGCTGATTTTTTTAAAGTTAATGTGGACAAGAGCGCTGAAATCGCACACCACTATAATGTACGGGGTATTCCTTACGTTATAATGAAATCTAACCAGAATGTGGTTCATACAATAGAAGGTAAGCAGAGAGAAAGTCTCTATTTAGATGCTATTGAGAAGTTTGCATCAGGGCAGAACAGTTCTGACCCCGATGGTGAAATTATTAATGGAATCAGATATATATCTATAGAAAATTACAGTGAACCTTTAAGGCTGAATGTCTATAGAGGGGAAACTGTGGTTCTCTCCTTTGGAGAAAAACAAAGTGTCAGATCTGTATCGGCGCCTCTTCTGGGGGTTGATAGTAAGGCTGATATGGGTGAAGTGATGTCTTTGTCATTCACAGCCAGGGAAACCGGTGTCATTCCTGTAGAAATCAGGGAGCGGGCAGGGGAGGAGGGTGAAAAAGTAATTCCACTGACTGTTTTGGTCTCTCCTTTCAGACCATCGGTTAATGCGTTCAAAAATGTAACTCCTGCGGAATCCCGGATGCTCATAGATGAATCTGAGGATGTCATCATTCTGGATATAAGAACCGTTCAGGAATTTCGCTCAGGGCATCTCAAAAATTCGACCCATATACCCTTGAATGAGTTGCAAAACCGCATCGATGAGATTCAACAGTACAAAGATCAAAAAATACTTGTTTACTGCAGATCCGGTAACCGAAGTATTGCCGGTTCTCAGATCCTTCTGAGCAATGGTTTCAATCAAATTTATCACCTTAGTACCGGAATAAATGGTTGGATCCGTGATGGATTTGAAATTGGAAGATAG
- a CDS encoding Lead, cadmium, zinc and mercury transporting P-type ATPase — protein sequence MITRFHVNNLNCADCALGIEKHLKSVRGFEYADLNFASLTLTVETDNPELIRKEVQKIEPGVELIPLNSSTQQVPPEKSGFQVKRNVLIIAISSILFIVLLTMNSVLGENDYGTFYLYALALSSYLLAGWNVIRGAARTIRRGVFFDENVLMTIATFGAIGIKALSEAVGVMIFYKIGEFFQNLAVHRSRNSIRSLLAVRPNLAHVIRDDKQVDLSPEEASVGESIVIRPGEKVPLDCLVQSGSSRIDTSALTGEPTPRRASPGDTILAGEVNLSSLIRAEVTRPFSSSTIVKLLEQVESASSRKAKTEKFISRVARIYTPIVVSAAALIGLLPPLIYPGQDFSTWIYRALVLLVISCPCALVISIPLGFFGGIGGASRRGILIKGAHFLERLSGVKTVVFDKTGTLTKGVFTVHRIISQSDYTQREILEFAGAAEFHSNHPIACSIKEELNEYNISIDPSLISYHKEIPGKGIEANYKTKRVLVGNGKLMEQNGINVEDKQRSSLHIAINDTLAGYLVVGDELKEESITAIQKLRKAGVRQIWMLTGDHYEPASETASVLGIDNFRASLLPEDKVTCLEEILRTSHDGSIAFVGDGINDAPVLARADVGIAMGTLGSDAAIETADVVINGDSPVKVAEAIKIARTTNKIVWQNIFLALGVKIVFVSFGALGLASIWEAIFADVGMAIAAIINSGRALKQRSVKEIQHVQPAARLKSLEKTAV from the coding sequence ATGATCACACGCTTTCATGTAAACAATCTTAACTGTGCAGATTGTGCCCTGGGCATAGAGAAACATCTAAAGAGTGTCAGGGGATTTGAATATGCAGACCTTAATTTTGCCTCACTAACCCTTACAGTAGAAACCGACAACCCAGAACTGATAAGAAAAGAAGTTCAAAAAATTGAGCCCGGAGTTGAACTTATCCCGCTGAATAGTTCAACTCAACAGGTCCCACCGGAGAAGTCCGGATTCCAGGTTAAGAGAAATGTCCTTATAATTGCGATTTCCTCCATTTTATTTATAGTTCTCCTTACTATGAATTCAGTTCTGGGCGAAAATGACTATGGCACTTTCTACCTGTATGCACTGGCCCTAAGCTCCTATCTTCTTGCTGGCTGGAACGTGATCAGAGGAGCGGCAAGGACCATACGGAGAGGCGTATTTTTTGATGAAAATGTGCTTATGACAATTGCAACCTTTGGAGCAATTGGAATCAAGGCCCTGTCTGAGGCTGTAGGGGTGATGATTTTTTACAAGATCGGAGAGTTTTTCCAGAATCTTGCAGTTCACCGGTCACGGAATTCGATACGGTCATTGCTTGCAGTGCGCCCTAATTTGGCACATGTAATCAGAGATGACAAGCAGGTTGATCTCTCACCCGAGGAGGCAAGCGTAGGCGAGAGCATAGTTATAAGACCGGGAGAGAAAGTCCCTCTTGACTGCCTTGTCCAGAGCGGTTCATCCAGAATTGACACCTCAGCCCTTACCGGTGAGCCGACTCCCCGAAGAGCTTCTCCGGGAGACACGATTTTAGCAGGAGAGGTCAACCTCAGCAGTCTCATCAGGGCCGAAGTTACACGCCCTTTCTCAAGCTCTACCATTGTCAAACTCCTTGAACAGGTTGAAAGTGCATCATCGCGAAAAGCTAAAACGGAAAAATTTATAAGTCGCGTTGCACGTATTTACACCCCTATAGTTGTAAGTGCAGCAGCACTTATAGGATTACTTCCACCGCTTATCTATCCTGGTCAGGATTTTTCCACCTGGATATACCGGGCACTGGTTCTTCTTGTGATATCGTGTCCCTGTGCACTTGTAATAAGTATCCCCCTGGGTTTTTTCGGGGGTATTGGAGGTGCATCACGAAGAGGCATTCTCATAAAAGGCGCACATTTTCTCGAAAGGTTATCAGGTGTAAAAACCGTGGTTTTCGATAAAACCGGAACCCTTACCAAAGGAGTTTTCACTGTACACAGGATCATTTCACAAAGTGATTACACCCAAAGAGAGATTCTTGAGTTTGCCGGTGCTGCAGAATTTCATTCAAATCACCCCATAGCCTGTTCAATTAAAGAAGAGTTGAATGAGTATAACATCAGCATAGACCCATCCTTAATAAGTTACCACAAGGAAATTCCGGGTAAAGGGATAGAGGCAAATTATAAAACCAAAAGAGTGCTTGTCGGTAACGGTAAGCTTATGGAACAAAACGGGATCAATGTGGAGGATAAACAAAGATCATCACTTCACATAGCTATCAACGACACCCTTGCCGGATATCTTGTTGTTGGAGATGAGTTAAAAGAGGAGTCCATAACCGCAATTCAAAAGCTACGTAAAGCGGGAGTTCGCCAGATTTGGATGCTCACGGGTGATCATTACGAACCGGCGTCCGAAACCGCTTCGGTTTTGGGCATTGATAACTTCAGAGCCTCTCTTTTACCTGAAGATAAGGTTACCTGCCTTGAAGAAATCCTCAGGACCAGCCATGACGGCAGTATCGCTTTCGTAGGGGATGGAATAAATGATGCCCCGGTTTTGGCCAGGGCCGATGTTGGAATCGCTATGGGTACTCTTGGCTCAGATGCCGCAATTGAAACTGCAGATGTTGTTATAAACGGTGATTCTCCGGTAAAAGTCGCTGAGGCTATAAAAATCGCCAGGACAACCAATAAAATTGTTTGGCAGAATATTTTTCTTGCCCTGGGAGTGAAAATAGTATTTGTTTCGTTCGGAGCCTTGGGGCTTGCCTCTATTTGGGAGGCAATATTTGCAGATGTAGGAATGGCAATCGCGGCAATAATAAACTCTGGCAGAGCGCTGAAACAGCGATCTGTAAAAGAGATACAGCACGTTCAACCCGCAGCACGATTAAAATCCTTAGAAAAAACGGCAGTTTGA
- a CDS encoding Phosphoenolpyruvate-protein phosphotransferase of PTS system has protein sequence MDHIQLICDIGELNDVFIGTQNIEALLQKVVHMVAKHMEADVCSIYLYNEDKNELVLKATVGLNPESVNTVRMKLGDGLVGKSLREMSPVYERKSSVHPDFKYFSGIQEEKYEAFLAVPVLRGRTRIGVLVVQRPSRSVFKEQEIVTLRAVASQLANLVENARLFMMLHRGRKKERKKTGVRVPKLVKGKIASEGFALGPARTIDLDSVFESFLNRKYQNIYTISDFHNALLTTEKQLEDLQAKVEERLSDVASLIFTAHLLLLKDTEFVGAMAKKIEGGMNVPEAILSVAKDYVELFSHGESYLREKVQDIEDLTVRLMGNLIKELRELYRCNGHVVIAKELYPSDILKLSSEDVLGIVMATGGVTSHLSILARSLGIPMLIIDNPKLLSISDETDLLLDAEVGNLYVNPGESVIANFHSRNQARAKSKGKLKALKPQTFTRDGVRVKLMASINLLSDVKLAKEVKSEGIGLYRTEFPFLIRSDFPTEEEQYVVYRQLAESVKGEEINFRTLDIGGDKVLSYYDMAKEQNPFLGMRSIRFSLCKRDVFLQQIRAMLKAGFDTDIRITFPMISSLEEFLEARNLVLKSIKQLKEKNIPHNSKPKIGMMVEVPSVIDMAEEFAAASDFLSIGSNDLVQYMLAVDRTNEKVASFYIPHHPSIFRAVKRVADAAVACGKEIMICGDMAHQEKYIPFFLGAGIKTLSLEPGYIPKIQKTIENIDSQKAKKAAEKMLRYSKSSDILRCLGRSFSL, from the coding sequence ATGGATCACATTCAACTGATTTGTGATATCGGTGAATTAAATGATGTGTTTATAGGTACACAGAACATTGAAGCGCTGCTTCAGAAAGTTGTGCATATGGTAGCTAAGCACATGGAAGCAGATGTGTGCTCTATATACCTGTACAATGAAGACAAAAATGAGTTGGTGTTAAAAGCCACAGTTGGCCTTAACCCGGAATCTGTTAACACAGTTCGTATGAAATTGGGCGATGGTCTGGTGGGTAAATCTCTCAGGGAGATGAGCCCGGTTTACGAGAGAAAAAGTAGTGTGCATCCTGATTTTAAGTATTTTTCTGGGATTCAGGAAGAAAAGTATGAGGCGTTTCTTGCGGTTCCGGTTCTTCGTGGGCGGACTAGAATCGGAGTTTTGGTTGTGCAAAGGCCCAGCCGAAGTGTGTTTAAAGAACAGGAAATTGTGACATTAAGGGCCGTTGCTTCACAGCTTGCAAATCTTGTTGAGAATGCCCGTTTGTTTATGATGTTGCATAGGGGCCGGAAAAAAGAGAGGAAAAAGACAGGTGTAAGAGTCCCTAAACTGGTAAAGGGAAAAATTGCTTCAGAAGGGTTTGCACTGGGACCGGCACGCACAATTGATCTGGACAGTGTGTTTGAGAGTTTTCTGAACCGAAAGTATCAAAACATCTACACCATATCCGATTTTCATAACGCACTTCTGACTACAGAAAAACAGCTGGAGGATCTTCAGGCGAAAGTGGAGGAGAGACTCTCGGATGTGGCTTCGTTGATATTTACCGCTCATCTTCTTCTCCTTAAGGACACAGAGTTTGTGGGAGCCATGGCAAAGAAGATCGAAGGAGGTATGAATGTTCCCGAAGCGATCCTTTCAGTGGCAAAAGATTACGTTGAGCTGTTTTCTCATGGGGAGAGTTATCTTAGAGAAAAAGTTCAGGATATTGAAGATCTGACGGTTCGGTTGATGGGAAATCTTATAAAGGAACTGAGGGAATTGTACCGGTGTAATGGTCATGTTGTGATTGCAAAAGAACTTTACCCATCTGATATCCTCAAGCTCTCCTCCGAAGATGTGCTTGGAATAGTTATGGCCACGGGTGGTGTGACCTCTCATCTCTCTATTCTGGCCCGCTCACTTGGTATTCCTATGTTGATCATTGATAACCCAAAATTACTGTCCATATCTGATGAAACAGACTTGCTTCTGGACGCAGAGGTCGGGAACCTCTATGTCAATCCTGGGGAATCAGTAATTGCAAATTTCCATTCCAGGAATCAGGCCCGGGCTAAATCCAAAGGTAAACTAAAGGCGCTAAAACCCCAAACGTTTACCCGGGATGGAGTACGGGTAAAGCTGATGGCGAGCATAAACCTGCTTTCTGATGTCAAATTGGCAAAAGAAGTAAAATCTGAAGGGATAGGGCTGTACAGAACAGAATTCCCCTTTTTGATCAGAAGTGATTTTCCAACCGAAGAGGAACAGTATGTGGTATACCGGCAGCTTGCAGAAAGTGTAAAAGGGGAGGAGATAAACTTTAGGACTCTCGATATCGGCGGAGATAAGGTTCTCTCCTATTATGATATGGCCAAGGAGCAAAATCCTTTTTTAGGTATGCGATCCATCAGGTTTTCGCTTTGCAAAAGGGATGTTTTCCTGCAGCAGATCCGCGCCATGCTTAAGGCCGGATTTGATACCGATATACGTATCACTTTTCCGATGATATCCTCTCTGGAGGAGTTTCTTGAGGCGCGTAATCTTGTTTTGAAAAGCATAAAACAGCTTAAAGAGAAAAATATCCCACATAATTCAAAACCAAAAATTGGTATGATGGTAGAGGTACCTTCGGTAATTGATATGGCTGAAGAGTTTGCCGCGGCAAGTGATTTTCTGTCAATAGGAAGTAATGATCTTGTTCAGTATATGCTCGCCGTTGACAGGACAAATGAAAAGGTTGCCTCTTTTTATATCCCTCATCATCCCTCTATTTTCAGAGCTGTAAAGAGAGTGGCTGATGCGGCTGTTGCCTGCGGGAAAGAAATTATGATCTGTGGGGATATGGCTCATCAGGAAAAATATATACCTTTCTTCCTGGGTGCAGGAATTAAAACCCTCAGTCTTGAGCCCGGATATATTCCAAAAATCCAAAAGACAATAGAGAACATTGATTCCCAAAAAGCTAAGAAGGCTGCTGAAAAGATGCTTCGTTATTCCAAATCCTCTGACATTTTAAGATGTCTGGGGAGATCTTTTTCTCTCTAA
- a CDS encoding integral membrane protein MviN translates to MSSNKAAQKKQPSLKKSLSIATAIMVGSVFLSRITGLIREMVLAQYGGTSYEMDAYVTSFLIPEILNHFLAGGFLSITFIPIFQKFLTRGDNKGAWNTFSNLFTTGSILFLIFIPVAMFFTPNLLSFLNSNASDPATAELTIRLTRIILPAQMFFYWGAFLMAVQYANHKYFLPALSPLCYNLGIILCGYFLRPYIGIEGFAWGVLIGSLVGNVFLQLPGAMRVGLKFKPQVKPLDPEFINYVKKTIPLVLGLGMAFSNEIFFRFFSAFLDEGAASSVNYALRTMMFIVAIFGQASGVAFYPYLSKMAAEKAYKKMADLLNNMLTGIAIYLIPLSALMAVLSAEIVSILFERGSFTAQSTSQVASVFSVYLTGAFAYSASFIISRSFYALQNTILPMVVSTVIAISSIPLYILFSSSLGAEGIALASASAMVLQFLTLYFLWCRSFGGYRSLIEWFSKLSRILFASAIGAALCVFLRRLAIEIFPEHNKLIYNIVIGATSSLPSMIVIFILYELMGLQKLRSSFMGLLERKRSPQTS, encoded by the coding sequence ATGAGTTCTAATAAAGCAGCCCAAAAAAAACAACCATCCTTAAAAAAATCACTCTCCATTGCTACTGCGATCATGGTGGGCTCTGTTTTTTTAAGCAGAATCACCGGCCTTATACGGGAAATGGTTCTGGCCCAATATGGAGGCACCAGCTACGAGATGGATGCCTATGTTACCTCTTTTCTTATACCTGAAATTCTCAATCATTTTCTTGCCGGTGGCTTTCTTTCAATTACCTTTATACCAATTTTTCAAAAGTTTCTTACCAGAGGTGATAACAAAGGGGCATGGAATACGTTCTCCAATTTGTTTACAACCGGATCAATCCTTTTTCTCATATTTATTCCCGTTGCGATGTTTTTCACTCCGAATCTTCTGTCCTTTCTTAACTCTAACGCCTCAGATCCCGCAACTGCCGAGCTTACTATACGTCTGACAAGAATTATTCTTCCGGCCCAGATGTTTTTTTACTGGGGTGCGTTTCTTATGGCTGTGCAGTACGCCAATCACAAGTACTTCCTTCCGGCATTATCCCCATTATGCTATAATCTTGGAATAATTTTATGCGGATATTTCCTCAGACCCTATATCGGTATAGAGGGATTCGCCTGGGGGGTTTTGATCGGCTCGCTGGTTGGAAATGTTTTTCTGCAACTCCCGGGTGCGATGCGTGTAGGATTAAAGTTTAAACCACAGGTAAAGCCACTGGATCCAGAGTTCATTAATTATGTCAAAAAGACGATTCCACTCGTTTTAGGATTGGGCATGGCTTTTTCAAATGAAATCTTTTTCAGGTTTTTCAGTGCATTTCTTGATGAAGGAGCAGCATCCAGTGTAAACTACGCTTTACGAACCATGATGTTTATTGTTGCAATATTCGGACAGGCTTCAGGTGTGGCATTCTACCCCTATCTTTCCAAAATGGCGGCAGAAAAAGCTTATAAAAAAATGGCAGACCTTCTCAATAACATGCTCACAGGCATTGCCATTTATCTCATCCCGCTTTCAGCCCTGATGGCAGTGCTTTCGGCCGAGATTGTTTCGATTCTTTTTGAAAGGGGTAGTTTTACTGCACAATCAACAAGTCAGGTTGCCTCCGTTTTTTCTGTTTACCTGACAGGCGCCTTTGCATATTCTGCATCATTTATAATATCCCGTTCATTCTATGCCCTGCAAAACACAATTCTGCCTATGGTTGTGAGTACTGTGATTGCAATTTCAAGCATTCCCCTTTATATACTTTTCAGTTCAAGCCTCGGAGCGGAAGGTATTGCGCTCGCCTCTGCGTCTGCAATGGTTTTACAATTCTTAACACTGTATTTTTTATGGTGTCGTTCTTTTGGCGGATATAGGTCGCTTATAGAGTGGTTTAGTAAGTTAAGCAGGATACTTTTTGCATCTGCTATAGGAGCAGCCCTTTGTGTTTTTCTGCGCAGATTGGCCATTGAGATTTTTCCGGAGCATAACAAACTGATCTACAACATTGTCATTGGAGCGACTTCCTCACTTCCATCAATGATTGTAATATTTATTCTTTATGAATTAATGGGGCTTCAGAAGTTGCGCAGCTCTTTTATGGGACTTTTAGAGAGAAAAAGATCTCCCCAGACATCTTAA
- a CDS encoding Excinuclease ABC subunit C, producing the protein MHEDIVDFLVSRPEGTPSRVISEIFLKFKNPDDSMADLAVKSILQKDPRCFKGKNGSWYAQKKTETKQQRVLQLPWVAVYLLTDPDPKSKRLHHIALWNLIPVPACLKSAWLTDPSVLKYDEKLSLVSPYDAPFDPDKESLCGQIKAELENKIVVFFSFRQMSLFTSFMSNYGESPLDNSFLLSHFYKVLNLPSCKPLDLNSCAQQILGAQNTSINSAYKQGELFASVISELINRIEENGMGTLDELDGNLNKGNTSLFRSKAFTANDISSLPEKPGVYGFKNAQGHYIYIGKAVNLKRRMLSYFRENDESPQKLLRLREDTHSFITHICGSELEALLYEYRLIRKYSPALNSQTQITERKGDYKELGDCIVLLPGVRKNKGMSFWFRNGQKIKIVPFETDFSEYDSLKTLLEEFFFSEKLSAESTDFPELEIAFRWIKKKQDFLTIVPVSRYAGSDEIVNAMKSYWGDFAERYQCLDKQ; encoded by the coding sequence ATGCATGAAGATATTGTTGATTTTCTGGTAAGCAGGCCTGAAGGCACGCCATCACGGGTGATTTCTGAAATTTTTCTGAAATTCAAAAACCCCGATGATTCAATGGCCGATCTTGCAGTTAAAAGTATACTTCAGAAAGACCCCAGGTGTTTTAAGGGCAAAAACGGGTCGTGGTATGCCCAAAAAAAAACTGAAACAAAGCAGCAACGTGTTTTGCAGCTGCCCTGGGTCGCAGTGTATCTCCTGACAGATCCAGATCCTAAGAGTAAAAGATTACATCATATTGCCCTGTGGAACCTGATACCTGTTCCGGCATGTCTGAAATCTGCCTGGCTTACAGACCCTTCCGTTTTGAAATATGACGAAAAGTTGTCACTTGTGAGTCCGTATGACGCTCCGTTTGACCCTGACAAGGAATCGCTTTGCGGACAAATCAAGGCTGAACTGGAAAACAAAATTGTTGTGTTCTTCTCCTTCAGGCAGATGTCGCTCTTTACTTCCTTTATGTCGAATTATGGAGAATCCCCCCTGGACAACTCCTTTCTTTTGAGTCATTTTTACAAAGTGTTAAATTTGCCATCCTGCAAGCCCCTTGACCTCAACTCCTGTGCACAACAAATACTTGGTGCACAAAACACCTCCATAAACAGCGCCTATAAACAGGGTGAACTTTTCGCTTCCGTAATAAGTGAATTGATAAACAGGATTGAGGAAAACGGGATGGGTACACTGGATGAACTTGATGGTAATTTAAACAAAGGAAATACTTCACTATTCAGGAGTAAGGCTTTTACAGCAAATGATATTTCCTCACTTCCGGAAAAACCCGGTGTGTATGGATTTAAAAATGCCCAGGGGCACTACATATACATTGGTAAGGCTGTCAATCTAAAAAGGCGCATGTTAAGCTACTTTCGGGAAAATGATGAATCTCCGCAGAAGTTACTGCGCCTCAGAGAGGATACACACTCTTTTATAACACACATCTGCGGCTCGGAACTGGAGGCCCTGTTGTATGAGTACAGGCTGATAAGGAAATATTCACCTGCTTTAAACAGTCAAACTCAAATTACAGAGAGAAAAGGTGATTATAAGGAACTTGGTGATTGCATTGTGTTGCTCCCCGGTGTGCGGAAAAACAAAGGGATGTCGTTTTGGTTCAGAAACGGGCAAAAAATTAAAATTGTTCCCTTTGAAACTGACTTTTCTGAGTATGATTCCCTGAAAACTCTTTTGGAGGAATTCTTCTTTTCAGAAAAACTTTCTGCTGAATCAACCGATTTTCCGGAGCTGGAGATCGCCTTCAGGTGGATAAAGAAAAAGCAGGATTTTCTTACTATAGTTCCGGTGAGCAGGTACGCTGGTTCAGACGAGATTGTCAATGCAATGAAAAGCTACTGGGGTGATTTCGCTGAGCGTTATCAATGTTTGGATAAGCAGTGA
- a CDS encoding aminoglycoside 3-N-acetyltransferase, translating to MNASEIRKQLTRGLSSLGLEAGDTVLVHSSLRSLGDFSCKAEIVTDSILNCIGANGTLLVPALSYETVNKVNNLFDVKRTPSCVGGMSEFFRTTKGVLRSVHPTHSVCGFGPLAETLLQSHIQCNTPCGKNSPYQKLKEHGGKILFLGCGLRPNTSMHAVEELSEPPYLFGDYVRYRVILENGDNRYMTVLRHNFKGVLQRYERISGIVTNRGLVFGNVFNAECHLLDAATMWKEAHKVLLKDPLFFVDQK from the coding sequence GTGAACGCCAGTGAAATTAGAAAACAGCTCACAAGAGGACTGAGTTCACTTGGCCTGGAAGCCGGTGATACCGTTCTTGTACATTCGTCGCTAAGATCACTGGGGGATTTCAGCTGTAAGGCCGAAATTGTAACAGACTCCATATTGAACTGCATCGGGGCCAATGGTACTCTTCTGGTACCGGCCCTCTCTTACGAAACAGTCAACAAAGTGAACAACCTTTTCGATGTAAAGCGTACTCCGTCATGCGTCGGCGGCATGTCTGAATTTTTCAGGACGACAAAGGGTGTCTTGCGCAGCGTGCACCCTACACATTCAGTTTGCGGATTTGGGCCACTTGCCGAAACATTGTTACAGTCTCACATACAGTGTAATACCCCATGTGGTAAAAACTCCCCCTATCAAAAGCTTAAAGAACATGGTGGCAAAATTCTTTTTTTGGGATGTGGCCTGAGACCAAATACATCCATGCATGCAGTGGAGGAACTTTCAGAACCGCCTTATCTGTTCGGAGATTATGTCAGATACAGAGTAATACTCGAAAACGGAGATAACCGTTATATGACAGTTCTCAGACACAACTTCAAAGGTGTACTGCAGCGCTACGAGAGGATCTCCGGTATTGTAACCAACAGGGGTTTGGTTTTCGGTAATGTATTTAATGCGGAGTGCCATCTTTTAGATGCTGCAACGATGTGGAAAGAAGCACACAAGGTACTGTTGAAAGACCCCCTCTTTTTTGTTGATCAGAAATAA
- a CDS encoding short-chain dehydrogenase — protein sequence MGNLNGKWALVTGSNRGIGQQIAKCLASHECNVIIHGRTEEGAKQTLEMLEPYNVEKKVICGELNNEKSVQGIINTVLEQVGHVDILYNNAGIQNEWKEVFDISLAEWKELFQINLFSIVQLNQAFIPLMIKRGWGRVIITTSGIQDIPQMMPYGVSKAGVDKYCKDLVPELENTGVKINSLDPGWLRTDLGGPEGEYAVETVIPGALAPLLLDDKIVNGASYHAHDYKDI from the coding sequence ATGGGTAATCTAAATGGAAAATGGGCGCTTGTAACCGGCTCAAACAGAGGAATTGGTCAGCAGATCGCAAAGTGTCTTGCAAGCCATGAGTGCAACGTTATCATTCACGGACGAACTGAAGAGGGTGCAAAACAAACACTGGAAATGCTTGAACCCTATAATGTAGAGAAAAAAGTTATCTGCGGAGAACTGAACAACGAAAAAAGTGTTCAGGGCATTATCAACACTGTTCTTGAGCAGGTAGGGCATGTTGATATTCTGTATAATAACGCCGGCATTCAAAACGAATGGAAAGAGGTATTTGATATCTCATTAGCAGAGTGGAAAGAGCTTTTCCAGATTAATCTGTTTTCAATAGTTCAGCTTAACCAAGCCTTTATTCCGCTTATGATCAAACGTGGCTGGGGCAGAGTAATAATTACCACTTCTGGCATTCAGGATATTCCCCAGATGATGCCTTATGGTGTTTCAAAGGCCGGAGTCGATAAGTACTGCAAAGACCTTGTACCGGAACTGGAGAATACAGGAGTCAAAATCAACTCTCTGGATCCGGGCTGGCTGCGTACCGATCTTGGGGGACCTGAAGGAGAGTACGCCGTGGAAACGGTGATTCCAGGCGCTTTGGCTCCTCTTCTGCTTGATGACAAAATTGTCAACGGTGCCTCTTACCATGCACACGACTATAAAGACATCTGA